A single region of the Epinephelus moara isolate mb chromosome 14, YSFRI_EMoa_1.0, whole genome shotgun sequence genome encodes:
- the LOC126400803 gene encoding putative nuclease HARBI1 yields the protein MPSAAVVISVAWAIGIFLRLSAASRRNERKGRRLRRLGMLVDRFMTGHPTTYCKLNHNVPVLRLWFNVEAELKQDFRLSRRAMNSLQRLLQSEQDHGWGSQLEVLIYVFWLAHGLSYRVVSRVFNVPKSTVHRIIHKIANDIWINLKRVISFPQIGQLHAVGQGFAHLSGTPAFNNVVGAIDGSHIRIKPPARYRIDYLNYKGFYSVNMQAICDSSGRFLDIFVGYPGSVHDTRVMKNSSFYRARRYPPTGYILLGDGGYPCLDTPVCLMTPYKEPVNGPIQGSFNYHHSKGRSIIERAFGMMKTRWRCTLFKALEVKPTFAPQVIASCAFLHNVCLDNGDVLEPDEDAAQDMLDPQPPRDPLAANERSGNATRDHLAALISGNVQAP from the exons ATGCCGTCTGCCGCTGTGGTGATCTCTGTTGCGTGGGCTATTGGGATCTTTTTACGGTTGTCTGCTGCTAGTCGGAGGAATGAAAGAAAAGGGAGACGCCTTCGACGCCTGGGAATGCTGGTGGATCGTTTTATG ACTGGTCACCCTACAACATACTGCAAACTGAACCACAACGTGCCCGTCCTGCGGTTGTGGTTTAATGTGGAGGCAGAGTTGAAGCAGGACTTTCGCCTCAGCAGAAGAGCAATGAACAGTCTGCAGAGGCTACTGCAGAGTGAGCAGGACCATGGCTGGGGAAGTCAGCTAGAAGTGCTCATCTATGTTTTCTGGCTGGCTCATGGACTGTCTTATCGCGTTGTATCTCGTGTTTTTAATGTGCCCAAATCCACAGTCCACCGCATCATCCACAAAATAGCAAATGATATATGGATCAACCTGAAGCGTGTCATCTCTTTCCCCCAGATAGGACAGCTTCATGCAGTTGGACAAGGATTTGCCCACCTATCAGGGACCCCTGCATTCAACAATGTTGTGGGTGCAATAGATGGAAGCCATATTAGGATAAAACCACCAGCACGGTACCGAATAGATTATTTAAATTACAAGGGATTCTATTCAGTAAACATGCAGGCAATATGTGATTCCAGTGGAAGATTCCTAGACATCTTTGTTGGTTACCCCGGGTCAGTTCATGACACGCGTGTAATGAAGAACAGCAGCTTTTACAGAGCAAGACGTTACCCTCCCACAGGCTACATTCTTCTAGGAGATGGTGGCTATCCGTGTTTGGACACACCAGTCTGCCTGATGACACCGTACAAGGAGCCAGTTAATGGACCAATACAGGGGAGCTTCAATTATCATCATTCCAAAGGCCGCAGCATAATCGAAAGGGCTTTTGGAATGATGAAGACCAGGTGGAGGTGTACACTTTTCAAAGCCTTGGAGGTAAAACCAACATTTGCACCTCAGGTTATTGCATCCTGTGCCTTTCTGCACAATGTGTGTCTGGACAATGGGGATGTGCTGGAGCCAGATGAAGATGCCGCACAGGATATGCTAGACCCCCAACCTCCTCGGGACCCCCTGGCAGCTAATGAGAGGTCTGGCAATGCAACAAGAGACCACCTGGCTGCTCTGATCTCAGGCAATGTGCAGGCCCCATGA
- the LOC126400804 gene encoding uncharacterized protein LOC126400804, whose translation MPCKTGKMAASTTKEVHKWTPEETRRLIKFRAENEQRFLKSKAAAKQLWETLIKELGLEGKITCQQASKKWENLKKKYKELRTPKTGSGTDAGETTASTWQFFEDMHEVLGARPSMDPPVVVASYDDPVTLLMEIIEPSPSTSATASSEAATSDAPTTAAATVDMPPTPSPKKKKRKLNHIVDFLAQESEKEQKRHEESEKKTERFLSLFEKLIDKI comes from the exons atgccttgCAAGACCGGCAAGATGGCTGCTTCCACAACTAAAGAAGTGCACAAAT GGACTCCAGAAGAGACCCGACGCCTCATAAAAttcagggctgaaaatgagCAGCGTTTTCTCAAATCCAAAGCTGCTGCCAAACAACTTTGGGA GACGTTGATCAAAGAGCTTGGGCTTGAGGGTAAAATCACCTGCCAACAGGCATCgaaaaaatgggaaaatcttaaaaagaaatataag gaGCTGAGAACCCCCAAGACGGGTTCAGGAACTGATGCCGGGGAAACCACAGCATCTACCTGGCAGTTTTTCGAGGACATGCATGAGGTGCTGGGAGCCAGGCCATCCATGGACCCTCCCGTTGTGGTTGCCTCATATGATGATCCTGTCACACTGCTTATG GAGATCATCGAACCCTCTCCTTCCACCTCAGCCACAGCTTCTTCTGAGGCAGCCACATCTGATGCCcctaccactgctgctgctactgtggACATGCCCCCAACCCCTTCacccaaaaaaaagaagaggaagctAAACCACATCGTGGATTTTCTGGCACAGGAGAGTGAGAAGGAGCAGAAGAGACACGAGGAAAGTGAGAAGAAAACAGAGCGTTTTTTAAGCCTGTTTGAGAAACTCATTGACAAAATTTGA